The segment CGACTCGGAAAAGGAACAATGGATGTACCTGTTGAAACAGGCCAATAACACGGATTTGACCCTGTAAACAAAAAAAGGACCCTTCAGAGGAAGGGCCTTTTTTCCGTGAGTGGCGCAATCCGACAATCACTTTTTGTACCGGGAGCGGGGATCTCTGCGGGATAAGCTCAAGTAAAATGGATGGCGGATTAGGGTGTGGCAGGTCCATTCAATTTTCCGTGGAATGTGAAACCCATCCCGACCGGTCCGGCCCCAGATCTGGATCATTCCTTGAGGCCGCGAATATCCTGTGCCCCGGGCGGAAGCGTGTCTTCATCCACCGTGTGGGGGTGTTTCGTCACCCGGGTTTTGTGTTGATTTTCAATGGCGGACAAGGAGCCTTCGAGTTTCGGTCCGTCAACCCCCTTTGTATCGGGTTCAGGCTTGCCGGTTTTCTTTTGATCCATCTGAATCCCTCCTTTTAAGGGGAGCATTTCCCGGTGCAGGCGTAATATACACGATTCTTAAAAAACTCAGAGGAGAAGATGGAATGAACATCAGGGAATTGACGACGGAAGCGGAATGGCGCCGGGCATATCCGGTCATGAAGGAACTTCGGACCCATCTGGAGCCGGAGTCTTATCTCCAACTGGTACAAGAGATGAGGGGGGAGGGCTACCGTCTGTTCGCCCTGGAAGAAGACGGGGAAATCCTGGCGGTGACGGGAGTGACGATTCGGACCACTCTCTACTATGGAAAACATCTGTTCATCCATGATCTGGTGACCCGGGCGGACCGGCGGTCCCGGGGCTGTGGGGAACGCCTGCTTTCTTATGTGGAAGAATGGGGTCGGAGCCGAGGATGCGGATCGGTGGCACTCACTTCCGGCCTGGCCCGCCGGGATGCCCACCGATTCTATGAAGAGCGGATGGGGTATGACCGGGTCAGCCATGTGTTTCGGAAAATATTTTGATGCCGCGCCATGATTCTGTGGAATCATGGATTGAAGGTTTTCCTGCTGTGAATGATGGATTCATACAAAAGATTGTCCACCACGGCACGTGGCTTCTGCGGAAGCACGTGCTTTTTTTGTCCCGGCGGGGAAAAAGGTGAAAATGGAACCACTGTCTGTCCACAGGAGGAGCAGGACGGTACAATAAGGAAGAGTGGATCGGGAAAGGAGAAATTCCGTTGCAGGAAAAAGAGAAGCTGAAAGAGTGGACAGAAGGGATCCCGTCGGTGGACGCCGGGGCGGAGCGGAAAGCCAGGGCGCACATGGACCAGCTGACGAAGCCCCGGGGAGCATTGGGGGAGCTGGAGACGATTTGGATTCGGCTGGCAGGGATCACCGGCCAAACCCAGCCCCAGATCGGGAATAAGAGAGTGGCTGTCTTTTGCGGGGATCACGGGGTGACAGCAGAAGGGGTCAGCGCCTACCCTGCTGAGGTGACCGGCCTGATGATGGAGAACTTCAGCCGGGGCAAGGCGGCGGTTCATGTGCTGGCCCGTCGCTTCGGAGCCCGGGTGACGGTGGTGGATGTGGGCAGTCGGTTGGAAAACGTGCCGGATGGGGTGATGGACCGGAAGGTGCGCCGGGGGACGGCCAATATGGCCCAAGGTCCCGCCATGAGCCGGGAAGAGGCCCTTGAATCCATCCGCATCGGAATGGAAACCGCCGAACGCCTGAAGAAGGAGGGCGTGCAGCTGGCGGCCACAGGGGAGATGGGGATCGGCAATACCACCCCTGCCGCCGCCGTGGCCGGCATCCTGACAGGGAAGTCAGTGGAGCGGATGACCGGCCGGGGCACCGGTTTGGATGATGCAGGGCTGAAGCGAAAGCGGGAGGTGATCCGCGCAAGCTTGGAAGTGAATCGCCCGGATCCGACGGATCCCCTGGATGTCCTGGCCAAGGTGGGGGGACTGGAGATGGGGGCGATGGCCGGATTTGTCCTGGGGGCGGCCCGCCACCGCCTGCCGGTGGTGCTGGACGGGGTGATCTCCACTGTGGCCGCATTGGTGGCTGTTCGGATCGCTCCACAGTCACAGCCCTATCTGTTTGCCTCCCATCTGTCTGTGGAGCCTGCCCATGGTGTATTGCTGGAAGAGCTGGATCTGCAGCCGCTGATCACTGCCGGGATGCGGTTGGGAGAGGGAAGCGGTGCGGTACTCGCTTTTCCTTTGTTTGATGCGGCAGAGACGGCGGCCCGGGAGATGGCCACGTTTTCGGAACTGGGACGGTGAAAGATGGAGTGAGGGGGGAGGCGGGAGAGTCCGACTTCCCGCCCCCCGGACACTTTCCGACGGTGGAGAGTGTTTTTATTTGGGTGGAGAGGAAGTGAAGACATGGACGGACTGGAGCGTTACGGTCACGGAGGGGATCGGTGGACTGCCGGGGAGCGGTTTGGGAAAGAGCCGGACTCTTTTCTCGACTTCAGTGCCAATATCAATCCCCTGGGGCCGCCGCCTCAAGCGATGGAGGTGCTGAGACAAGCATTGTCGGAGCCGAATCCGCCGGTGATCTCCCGTTATCCCGATCCCGTCTGCCGCGGTCTGACCCATCAGCTGGCCCGGCGGTTGGGTGTGACGCCGGAGGAAGTTCTGATTGGAAACGGCGGAGCGGAGCTGATCGACAGCATCCATTCAGTGGCCGCTCCCCGGCGGGTGGGGGTGATTCATCCCTCCTTCGCTGAATATGAGCGGGCGGCCCGCAAACGGGGACTGGAGATCCTCCCCCTGAAAACCGACTGGGAAAGGGGATTTCTCCCGGGGCGGGGGGAACTGTTGGACTGGATCCGGGAGGTGGATCTGGCCTGGGTGGGCCACCCCAACAATCCGTCGGGCACTCTGTTGTCCCTGGAGGATCTGGCCACTGCTGCCGAAGAAGCCGCCCGGCGGGAAACTGTGCTGGCGGTGGATGAGGCGTTCCTCGATTTTCTGCCGGAGCCGGGGGAAGCCAGCCTGCTCCCGCAGTTGCGGGAGTTTCCGACGACGATCTTGTTTCGGTCCATGACCAAATTTTATGCTTTGCCGGGGTTGCGGCTGGGTTATGCTGTGGCCTCCAAGGAGTGGATCGGCCGGTTGAGGCGATGGCAGGCCCCCTGGAGTGTGAACGGTCCGGCTCAGTTGGTTGGGGAGGCGGCCCTTCAGGACCGGAAGTTTGGGGAGAGGACCCGGGCCTGGCTGGCGGCGGAACGTCCCTTTCTGTTGGAGGGACTTCGTATTCTCCCACAGGTGGAAGTGCTCCCGGGAGAAGTGAATTACTTCCTGCTTCGGCTGGAGTTGTCCACGGCTGGATCGGAGTCTCCTTCCCTCTGGTTGCAACGGGAGTTGGGGGAGCGGGGAATCATGATCCGGGACGGCTCCACTTACCCTGGGTTGGATGGCCGCTATGTCCGGGTGGCAGTACGGAGCCGGGAGGAGAACCGGCGGTTGCTGGCGGCACTGTCGGAGGTCCTTTCCTCTCCGGGGGGGATTCCGCTGTGATCCGGCTGGTGACGGGTGGCGTACGCTCCGGGAAGAGCCGTTTTGCCGAGGAATTGGCAGGCGAAATGGGCAAGCGGATTCTGTATGTGGCCACGGGAGTGGTGACCGATGCGGAGATGGCGGCACGGGTGCATCGTCACCGGGAGCGTCGGCCGAGGGAGTGGGGGCTGGCGGAGGAGCCCCTCCATCTGACCCGGGCGCTAACCGGGGGGCAAGAGAGGGATGGAATCCTGGTGGACTGCCTTTCCACCTGGGTGGCCAACCGCCTGATGCAGTTGCCGGAGAAGGATTGGGAAGAGAGGCGGAACTCTTTTGAAAGAGAAATGGAAGAGGAGATGGAGCGGGTGTTGGATCTGCTGAGCGAAGAGGAAGCGGTGCTGGTCACTTCTGAAACGGGTCTGGGGGGAGTGGCGATGACTCCCTTGGGCCGGCTTTTTCAGGATACACTGGGGAGTATGAACCAACAGGCGGCGCGACGGGCGGGGGAAGTCTGGATGGTGGTGTCCGGGGTGCCCTGGAAGGTGAAGGGATGAACGCTTTTTTTACGGCCCTCTCCTTTCTGACCCGCATTCCCGTACCGCTCCGGTCCCAACCCGGGAGTTGGTCCCGCAGTGTCCGTTATTATCCCGCCGTGGGCCTGGTGATCGGCGGCATGTTGGCCGGTTTCGATCTGGTGGCGGCGGCCTGGTTTCCTCCCTGGGTGCGGGGGGTGTTGCTCCTTGGCCTGTGGGTCTGGCTGACCGGTGGTCTTCATCTGGACGGATGGATGGACACGGCGGACGGATTCGGTTCTTACCGCCCGCGGGAACGCACCCTGGAGATCATGAAAGACAGCCGGGTGGGCGCCATGGGGGTGATCGCGGCGATCCTCCTCTTGTTACTGAAGGCGTCGGCGCTGGCTTCCACTCCCGGCCCGCTGTGGATTCCCCTGTTGGCCGCCCCGGTGATCGGGCGGTGGGCGTTACTGCCGGCGATCCACTTCTGTCCCTACCTGACTCAGGATGGGATCGGAAAGGGCTTGAGAGAGGGATTAACCCCTGTCTCCATGGCGGCAGCCACTCTGTTCACCCTCTTGGTCACCGTGGGAAGCGCCGGGATCCGGGGGTTGTGGTTTCTTGTCATCCCACTGGTCTTGGTTCTCCTCCTGGGCAGGGCTGCCCGAAAACGACTGGGGGGCTGGACCGGGGATATGTACGGAGCCTTGGTGGAGGCGACAGAGGCGGGGGTTCTCCTGCTGTGGTTGTTGCTGACGGAGGTGTGGCTATGATTCTGGTTTGGCTTCGCCACGGGGAAACCCGGGCCAACCGGGAGCAACGATATTGTGGCTGGTCGGATCCTCCTCTGAACCGGAGGGGGAGGGAGCAAGCGGTCCAGGCGGCGGAAGCGTTGTCCGGACTGCAGGTGCAAAGGATCTGGGCCAGTGACCTTCTCCGTTGCCGTCAGACGGCAGAGCCGCTGCAGAGCCGATTTTCCGGGGTGGAGGTGGAAGAGGCCTCCCGCTTGCGGGAGCTCTCCTTTGGAAAGTGGGAGGGTTTGACCTATGAGGAGATTCGCTCCCGGGATCCGGAGCGGCTGCAGGGTTGGCTCACGGACCCGCACCGGGTTTCCCCGCCGGGAGGAGAGACGCTGACCGGGATGGAATCCCGGTTGCAACGATGGTTGGACTCCATCACCCCGGAACTTGCCCCGGGGGATGTGGGGGTGGCCGTCAGTCACGGGGGGCCGATCCGTTGGTTTGTCTCCCGGCATTTGGAGGGGGATCCGGGGAAGTTCTGGGAGCGTTCCCTCTGCCACGGTGGCATCCTGGCGGCAACATGGGATCAGAAGGAGTGGCGGGAGGTTTCCGTTACTGAACTGATGAAAAGAGGGGGCACAGGATGATTGCGATCCGGTTACGGGGAACTGCACGGGAACCCGCAGCAACTCTCCCGAGCGGGATGGTTGTCGCCGGGGATGATCGGGCTTTCCCGGAGAAGGGGGGAGAAAGAGATGAAGCCGGCCATTCGCCGTCTGTTTAACGAAGAGAATTTGTTCCTTCACATGGAAAAAAGCCATCTTTGCCTCTCCTCCGCCACACCGCTGGCAGTGCTCTCCAGCGCACCCGTGGGAGGGGGGAGGGGATGCTGGCGGAAGCTGGTGAATCGCCATGTGGACAAGGACTACCGGGAATCGGACCCGGTGGGGGAGACCCGACGCTGGTTGGTGGAGAACGGATATGATCCGGAACAGACGCCGACCCTGCTGACGGCCGCCCGGGTGGAGGACGCCTCCGTGATCAAAGTGGGGGATCCCCTGGTACAGGTGGCTGCCATCGTCACCGCCGGTGTGGGCAATGCCGCCAGGATGGGGTTTCCCGGTCCGGTTTTCACCGATTGTCCAGACCAGGGGACGATCAATATTATCCTGGTGGTGGACGGAGAATTGACAGAAGCTGCGATGGTGAACACGGTGATCACCGTCACCGAGGCAAAAGCGGCGGCTCTTCAGGAACTGGATGTGAAGGACGGGGAGGGGCGGTCCGCCACGGGAACAACGACGGATGCGGTGATGATCGCTTCCACCCAGCGAAAAAGAGGAAAATATGTGCATGCCTATGCCGGTGCGGCCAGTCCTCTGGGACAGGCAGTGGGACAGGCGGTTCGGGAAGCGGTCCGGGAAGCGGTGCTTCGGGAGCGTCGGCGGAGATGATCCCGGCGCTCACTTTACTGCTGGCTTGTGCTGTGGACAGTTTGGTGGGGGATCCGCGACATCTTCCCCACCCGGTGGTGGGGATGGGGTGGTGGATCACCCGGGTGGAAAGAATCCTGCGGCGGGGGATGGAGTCTCTTCGGGAAGGTTGGCCGATCCGCCTGCTGGGCTGTCTCCTTCCCCTGACGGTGGTGGGAACGGTCTATACGGTCTCTTATTTTCTGTTGACCGGAGTGGAATCTTTCTCCTGGTGGGCGGCCCGCCTGCTGGAGGTGTGGCTGATCTCCACCACCATCGCCGTCAAGGGATTGGCGGACGCGGGCCGGGGAATCCTCCACGCACTGGAAGCGGGGGATTTGCCGGGGGCCCAAAGAGCGTTGGCGATGGTGGTTGGACGGGATACAGAGCACCTGGAGGAACCGGAAGTGGTTCGGGGGGCGGTGGAGACCGTGGCGGAAAATATAGTGGACGCCGTCACCTCGCCCCTCTTCTATGCCGCCCTGGGTGGCGCTCCGCTGGCATTGGCCTATCGGGCGGTCAACACCCTGGACTCCATGGTGGGGTACAAGGATGAACGGTATCGGGATCTGGGCTGGGCTTCCGCCCGGTTGGATGACCTGGCCAACTGGGTGCCGGCCCGACTCACCATCCTGCCTATGCTGGCGGTCCTCGCCCTGACAGGTCACTCCCCCCGACAAGCCTGGCGAATGTTGCGAAGAGACGCCCATAAGCATCCCAGTCCCAACAGCGGGATCACCGAGTCCCTGATGGCGGGCGGGCTGGGGATTCAATTGGGAGGAGAGAACCGATATCGCGGGATCCTTTCCCGCAGAGCCACCCTGGGGGATTCCCTGCTCCCGAAGACTCCGGGCAACATCCGGGAGGCTGTCAGGGTATTGATTCTCAGCAGTTGGTTGTTTGCATGTGCGGTTGCCTTTTTCTGCTACACTGTAAGTTGAAGAGGGGCGCACCGGCGCCGCCTCCCGTTCCTCAGCCGGTGCAATCCGACCCAGGAGGTGTGTGTATATGAACAGGAATCCCTTGGTCACTCCGGAATGGTTATATGAACATCTGCAAGATCCCGGGCTGGTGGTGGTGGATTGCCGGTTCGACCTGGCCCGCCCTGAGGCCGGGGCAGAGGCGTATCGAAAGGGTCATATCCCCGGGGCACTGTATCTGGACCTGGAAAAGGACCTGTCCGCTCCGGTGGAGACTCACGGGGGGCGCCACCCCCTGCCGGAGGGGGAGCGGTTTGCGGAGCGGCTGGGTGAAGTGGGGATCGATCGCCACCGGATGGTCGTCGCCTACGATGATCAGGGAGGAGCAATGGCCGCCCGCCTCTGGTGGATGTTGCGGTTTCTCGGGCATGAGGAGGTGTTCGTCCTCAACGGCGGCTACAGGGCATGGACAGAGTCGGGGTATCCGGTGAATGACGAAGTACCCCGGCGGGAGCCTACCCGGTTTGTACCTGATCCGCAAGAGGAGCTTCGGGTGGGGATGGAGGAAGTGAAAGCCTGGACCGGTCTGCTGATCGATTCCCGTGAACCTGCCCGCTATGAAGGGAGAACGGAGCCGATCGATGTCAAGGCGGGTCACATCCCGGGCGCGGTCAACCGTTTCTGGAAGGAGAACCTGGGGAAGGACGGGCGGTGGAAAACCCCTGCCGAGCTGAAAAAAGAATGGGCCTTCGCTCAAGGGAAACAACCCATCGTCTACTGCGGCTCCGGTGTCACCGCCTGTGCCAACCTGTTGGCCCTCCACGCCGCCGGCATCCCGGATGCCCGTCTCTACGCAGGCAGCTGGAGCGACTGGATCAGCTATGAGCAGAATCCGGTGGCGACGGGAAAAGAGAATTGATTCAACGAAAGAATGATGGAAAAGATCAAAACCTCCTGCCGGGAGGTTTTTTTATCTGGATTCCATTTCAAGGCCAGTACACGAATGCTTGACAAACATATACCCCCATAGGTATTATATCACGCAGAACCTTTTGTCACAAAGGGGGTCATGGAATGAAAGCGGATTGGACTGTCGACGCCAAAGGCCTCTCCTGTCCGATGCCCTTGGTGCGGGCCAAAAAAGGGATGGATCGCTTAAATTCCGGCGACGTGCTGGAGTTGATCAGCACCGATCCGGGATCGAAGAATGATTTCAAGGCTTGGGTCAGGACGGCTGGCCACGAACTGATCGATGTTCATGAGGCAGACGGGGTCTACACCATTTATGTGAAAAAGAAGTGAAGGGGGGTTCAACATGGATGAAGAAAAAAACAACACGACCCTGGTGGTGTTCAGCGGTGATTTGGACAAGGCGATCGCCAGCTTTATCATTGCCACCGGCGCGGCCGCTATGGGCGGCAAGGTGACGATGTTCTTCACTTTCTGGGGTCTGAACATCCTTCGGAAAGAGAATTACACCTCGTCCAAGAAAAAAAATTTCATGGAAAAGATGTTTGGAATGATGATGCCCAAAGGGCCGGACAAACTGGGGATTTCCAAGATGAACATGGGCGGTATGGGCTCCAAAATGATGAAGAAGGTCATGAGGAAGAAAAATATCTCCACCCTCCCGGAACTGATGGAAATGGCGAAAGAATTGGATGTCAACATGGTCGCCTGCACGATGTCCATGGATGTGCTGGGAATAGGAAAAGATGAACTGATCGATGGCATCGACTACGGTGGAGTAGCTGCATACCTGGGTGACGCATATGAGGCCAAAGTCAATCTCTTTATCTGAATAAACAGGGCCTGGGGATCCACATCCTCAGGCCCTTTCATCCAATCGGAAGGGAGGGGTGATCTGTGAAATACGAGGAAAATGTGAGGAAGCGGCTGTGTCGGGTGGAAGGCCAGATCGACGGGGTGTTGAGACAGTAAGTTCCATGCCCGATGCATGCAACCTGTGACTCAGTTCCTGGAGGATTGAAACTCAATCGGTCCCGAATAAATGGGAAGTTTATAAAAGGCGAGCGAGAAAACCCAGCCCTTTAGGGTTGGGATGAAAGCGAGCGTCGTTCGGTGTCCCCCTTGTGGGGATACTTAGAACGACAAATTCTGAAAAGTCATTTTCAAACATGCGTTCTATTGTTACACTAAGCTTAGTTGCTCTTTGAAAAGTGGATAGCATATGGGGTTGTGCAAGCCAATCGTCTTGCATGTAAAATGCTATGCGTTACCTTCATGGCTGGGATGAAATGCGAAAACCAAGCGATCATTCCAGCCTGAGACATGGCAACTAAACTCCGTTTTTAACCGTGGGGCACACGGGGATCGCTTGGTCCATTTCTCCGGGTTGCCGGAGATTACCCAAGCGACCGAAGGAAGTGCCTGTGGTAAATCCAACGCCTTAAGGCGTGTGGAGTGTCAAGCTTTGCTCTGAAAAGAAATATGCATCTATTGACTTCATATACCCATGGGGGTATAATCTGAATCGTAAACAACTTCATAGAGGGGTTGGATCTTTTTTTTGCCTCGCAATATACCCATGGGGGTATTGATGAGAGGAGGAGAACGTAGGATGTCCACCTGGAAAAACATATCCGCTGCTGAGGTAAAGCGTCGATTGGAGGCGGGGGAACACCTCCATCTCATCGATGTGCGGGAGGATGAGGAGTTCGACTCCGGACGGATTCCCGGTTCCCGTTTGGTTCCCCTGAGTCGGTTGCCCTTGGTGTGGCGGGAGATGGATCCGGATCAGGAAATGGTCCTGATCTGCCGCAGTGGAAATCGCAGCGGGCAGGCCTGTGAATACTTGTCTCTTCAAGGATTTACCCGCCTGTACAACATGGAAGGGGGTCTCCTGGAGTGGACAGGGGACTTGGAACATTGACAAGAGAGGAGTGAATGGGATGTCTGCTTACAAAGTGGACCACAAATTGGACTGCAAAGGATTGTCCTGTCCGATGCCGATCGTGAAGACACGGAAGGCGATTCAGGAAATCCTTCCGGGAGAGGTGCTGGAGGTGGAAGCCACCGACAGGGGTTCCCTGGCCGATATCAAGAGTTGGGCGGGGCGAACGGGTCATCAATACCTGGGTTCCACTGAGGAAGATGGTGTTCTGCACCATTTCCTCCGAAAAGCGTCCGAAGGTGAAGAACAAGAGGAGAAGAAATATCCTCATGTGATCTCTCTGGATGAAGTAAAGTCCCGTTACAAAGAGGCGGACGTGCAGTTGGTGGATGTACGGGAACCCATGGAGTACGCTTTTGGCCATATCCCGGGAGCCATCTCGATCCCTATGGGCGAAATGGGGGAACGATTCGGTGAGCTGGACTCCAACCATGAGATTTGGGTGATCTGCCGCAGTGGAAGCCGGAGCGACCACGTCTGCCAGCTTCTTGCCGAAAAGGGGTTCCCCATTGTTAAGAACGTGGTCCCCGGTATGAAGGATTGGGACGGGGAAACAGAGACGAACTGAAGTGTTTTTGGGGGAGATGGGCAGCGGCTTGTGGCAATCATTGTTGGAGAAGTGCCCTGGACGGCCTGCGACCGCCACTGATGCACAGGTTTAACATCGCACTGATTTTTTAAAATTGGAAGGAGGAAAAATACTGTGACTGTGAATCACCTTTCCGCTGAACAGCTTCGCGACAAAATGAACAAGGGCGAATCTTTGTTTATCCTGGATGTCCGAAACGAAGGGGATTACAGCGACTGGAAAATTGAGGGTAAAACAATTGAATCTCTCAACATCCCGTATTTTGAATTCCTGGATGATGAGGATGTGGCCGATGGCCGTCTCCCGAAAGACAAGGAAATTGTGACGGTTTGCGCCAAAGGCGGTTCTTCCCGGTTCGTGGCAGAAATTCTCGATGGCAAAGGATTCCGTGCCACTTCCCTGGATGGCGGGATGAAGGCATGGAGCCTGGTTTACAATACGGTTCCGGTTGACGAAGAGAATCAGTTGAAGTTGTATCAAATCAATCGGATGGCCAAAGGCTGTCTCTCCTATATGATCTTCTCCAGGGGAGAAGCGGCGGTGGTAGATCCCGGTCGCCATATCGACTTTTACATGGAACTGGCTGCCCGGGAAGGGGCCAAAATCACCCACATCCTGGATTCCCATCTCCATGCGGACCATATTTCCGGTGGACCGGCCCTGGCTGAAAAAACGGGGAGTGCCTACTATATCACCACCAGTGATCTTCAGGGCACGCCTCCCTTTGCGTACAGACCGCTGGAGGAGAACAAACACATCCGTTTCGGTGATGTGGAAGTGGAAGTGTTGGCACTGCAAACTCCGGGACATACCCCAGGGAGTGTCTCCTTTTTCATTAACAAGCGTTTCCTGCTTTCCGGTGACACCCTCTTTGTCGGCGGACTGGGACGTCCCGACCTCGGAGGAAAGGCTCGGGAATGGGCAGAGATGCTGTACGACACCGTGTTTAACCAATTGAATGATCTGGCCGACGATGTGCTGGTACTTCCCGCCCATTTCGCTGACCTCAGCGAGGTCAATGAGAAAGGGATTGTCGGAGAGGGACTGGGAACAATCCGCCGCAACAACAAAGCCATGCAGACCACGGAAAAAGCGGCTTTCACCGATATGGTCGCCGGAGCCGCTTCCACCCAAACCCCACCGAACTATGAGGCGATTATTGCCATCAACCGCGGTGAAAAGTCCGTCGGTGAAGAAGAGGCTACAGAGTTG is part of the Kroppenstedtia eburnea genome and harbors:
- the cobU gene encoding bifunctional adenosylcobinamide kinase/adenosylcobinamide-phosphate guanylyltransferase, encoding MIRLVTGGVRSGKSRFAEELAGEMGKRILYVATGVVTDAEMAARVHRHRERRPREWGLAEEPLHLTRALTGGQERDGILVDCLSTWVANRLMQLPEKDWEERRNSFEREMEEEMERVLDLLSEEEAVLVTSETGLGGVAMTPLGRLFQDTLGSMNQQAARRAGEVWMVVSGVPWKVKG
- the cobT gene encoding nicotinate-nucleotide--dimethylbenzimidazole phosphoribosyltransferase, with translation MQEKEKLKEWTEGIPSVDAGAERKARAHMDQLTKPRGALGELETIWIRLAGITGQTQPQIGNKRVAVFCGDHGVTAEGVSAYPAEVTGLMMENFSRGKAAVHVLARRFGARVTVVDVGSRLENVPDGVMDRKVRRGTANMAQGPAMSREEALESIRIGMETAERLKKEGVQLAATGEMGIGNTTPAAAVAGILTGKSVERMTGRGTGLDDAGLKRKREVIRASLEVNRPDPTDPLDVLAKVGGLEMGAMAGFVLGAARHRLPVVLDGVISTVAALVAVRIAPQSQPYLFASHLSVEPAHGVLLEELDLQPLITAGMRLGEGSGAVLAFPLFDAAETAAREMATFSELGR
- a CDS encoding GNAT family N-acetyltransferase, producing MNIRELTTEAEWRRAYPVMKELRTHLEPESYLQLVQEMRGEGYRLFALEEDGEILAVTGVTIRTTLYYGKHLFIHDLVTRADRRSRGCGERLLSYVEEWGRSRGCGSVALTSGLARRDAHRFYEERMGYDRVSHVFRKIF
- a CDS encoding sulfurtransferase TusA family protein → MKADWTVDAKGLSCPMPLVRAKKGMDRLNSGDVLELISTDPGSKNDFKAWVRTAGHELIDVHEADGVYTIYVKKK
- a CDS encoding adenosylcobinamide amidohydrolase, producing MRSGYGELHGNPQQLSRAGWLSPGMIGLSRRRGEKEMKPAIRRLFNEENLFLHMEKSHLCLSSATPLAVLSSAPVGGGRGCWRKLVNRHVDKDYRESDPVGETRRWLVENGYDPEQTPTLLTAARVEDASVIKVGDPLVQVAAIVTAGVGNAARMGFPGPVFTDCPDQGTINIILVVDGELTEAAMVNTVITVTEAKAAALQELDVKDGEGRSATGTTTDAVMIASTQRKRGKYVHAYAGAASPLGQAVGQAVREAVREAVLRERRRR
- a CDS encoding sulfurtransferase TusA family protein, producing the protein MSAYKVDHKLDCKGLSCPMPIVKTRKAIQEILPGEVLEVEATDRGSLADIKSWAGRTGHQYLGSTEEDGVLHHFLRKASEGEEQEEKKYPHVISLDEVKSRYKEADVQLVDVREPMEYAFGHIPGAISIPMGEMGERFGELDSNHEIWVICRSGSRSDHVCQLLAEKGFPIVKNVVPGMKDWDGETETN
- the cbiB gene encoding adenosylcobinamide-phosphate synthase CbiB, with the protein product MIPALTLLLACAVDSLVGDPRHLPHPVVGMGWWITRVERILRRGMESLREGWPIRLLGCLLPLTVVGTVYTVSYFLLTGVESFSWWAARLLEVWLISTTIAVKGLADAGRGILHALEAGDLPGAQRALAMVVGRDTEHLEEPEVVRGAVETVAENIVDAVTSPLFYAALGGAPLALAYRAVNTLDSMVGYKDERYRDLGWASARLDDLANWVPARLTILPMLAVLALTGHSPRQAWRMLRRDAHKHPSPNSGITESLMAGGLGIQLGGENRYRGILSRRATLGDSLLPKTPGNIREAVRVLILSSWLFACAVAFFCYTVS
- a CDS encoding DsrE/DsrF/DrsH-like family protein; this translates as MDEEKNNTTLVVFSGDLDKAIASFIIATGAAAMGGKVTMFFTFWGLNILRKENYTSSKKKNFMEKMFGMMMPKGPDKLGISKMNMGGMGSKMMKKVMRKKNISTLPELMEMAKELDVNMVACTMSMDVLGIGKDELIDGIDYGGVAAYLGDAYEAKVNLFI
- the cobD gene encoding threonine-phosphate decarboxylase CobD; this translates as MDGLERYGHGGDRWTAGERFGKEPDSFLDFSANINPLGPPPQAMEVLRQALSEPNPPVISRYPDPVCRGLTHQLARRLGVTPEEVLIGNGGAELIDSIHSVAAPRRVGVIHPSFAEYERAARKRGLEILPLKTDWERGFLPGRGELLDWIREVDLAWVGHPNNPSGTLLSLEDLATAAEEAARRETVLAVDEAFLDFLPEPGEASLLPQLREFPTTILFRSMTKFYALPGLRLGYAVASKEWIGRLRRWQAPWSVNGPAQLVGEAALQDRKFGERTRAWLAAERPFLLEGLRILPQVEVLPGEVNYFLLRLELSTAGSESPSLWLQRELGERGIMIRDGSTYPGLDGRYVRVAVRSREENRRLLAALSEVLSSPGGIPL
- a CDS encoding rhodanese-like domain-containing protein, whose translation is MSTWKNISAAEVKRRLEAGEHLHLIDVREDEEFDSGRIPGSRLVPLSRLPLVWREMDPDQEMVLICRSGNRSGQACEYLSLQGFTRLYNMEGGLLEWTGDLEH
- a CDS encoding sulfurtransferase produces the protein MNRNPLVTPEWLYEHLQDPGLVVVDCRFDLARPEAGAEAYRKGHIPGALYLDLEKDLSAPVETHGGRHPLPEGERFAERLGEVGIDRHRMVVAYDDQGGAMAARLWWMLRFLGHEEVFVLNGGYRAWTESGYPVNDEVPRREPTRFVPDPQEELRVGMEEVKAWTGLLIDSREPARYEGRTEPIDVKAGHIPGAVNRFWKENLGKDGRWKTPAELKKEWAFAQGKQPIVYCGSGVTACANLLALHAAGIPDARLYAGSWSDWISYEQNPVATGKEN
- the cobS gene encoding adenosylcobinamide-GDP ribazoletransferase produces the protein MNAFFTALSFLTRIPVPLRSQPGSWSRSVRYYPAVGLVIGGMLAGFDLVAAAWFPPWVRGVLLLGLWVWLTGGLHLDGWMDTADGFGSYRPRERTLEIMKDSRVGAMGVIAAILLLLLKASALASTPGPLWIPLLAAPVIGRWALLPAIHFCPYLTQDGIGKGLREGLTPVSMAAATLFTLLVTVGSAGIRGLWFLVIPLVLVLLLGRAARKRLGGWTGDMYGALVEATEAGVLLLWLLLTEVWL
- a CDS encoding histidine phosphatase family protein, with the protein product MILVWLRHGETRANREQRYCGWSDPPLNRRGREQAVQAAEALSGLQVQRIWASDLLRCRQTAEPLQSRFSGVEVEEASRLRELSFGKWEGLTYEEIRSRDPERLQGWLTDPHRVSPPGGETLTGMESRLQRWLDSITPELAPGDVGVAVSHGGPIRWFVSRHLEGDPGKFWERSLCHGGILAATWDQKEWREVSVTELMKRGGTG